A segment of the Longimicrobiales bacterium genome:
GTAGTGCCGGATGCTGAGCAGCCGTACTCCGGACACGAACCCCGAGAAGAAGCCTTCCCAGAGGACGATGTAGACCAGGCCGATGCCTATGGCCTGCGTGGATACCAGCCCCAGCCACACGAACGCGGATGCGTAGAGCGCAACACTCGCGACTGCGGATATCGTGACCGCCGCGGTGGCCCGCGCGTCACCGAGGTAGGCGACGTGCGCCGTCAGGAGTGCACTACCCGCGATGAACGGGGTTGCGACCGTGATCGCGGCCAGGAGCTTCGGCAGTACGATCTGCCAGCGCGGGAGCGGGGACAGCGTGAGGTTCGCGAGCGTCCGGTCCTCGATCTCGTTGGCGAACGCGACCGTTCCGATCGCGAGCACGACGAGCGGCGCGATCGAGCCGGCGAGCATCGCGCTGAGCACGGCGCTCTCGAATTCCTCGACGGATGGCGCGCTGCTGGAGCGCACCATCAGGAGAGCGATGAGGACCGGCATGGCGGCCAGCACCGTCATGATCGTCAGGCG
Coding sequences within it:
- a CDS encoding ABC transporter permease subunit is translated as MSAVYYLTLRQLSGRWRLTIMTVLAAMPVLIALLMVRSSSAPSVEEFESAVLSAMLAGSIAPLVVLAIGTVAFANEIEDRTLANLTLSPLPRWQIVLPKLLAAITVATPFIAGSALLTAHVAYLGDARATAAVTISAVASVALYASAFVWLGLVSTQAIGIGLVYIVLWEGFFSGFVSGVRLLSIRHYAIALMNGLDGRRFAETEHLGLGVALLTSAIVFTGFLLLSIRRLRRSDIP